One region of Gloeocapsopsis sp. IPPAS B-1203 genomic DNA includes:
- the glnA gene encoding type I glutamate--ammonia ligase gives MSEKTPQDVLKMIQDENIELIDLKFVDPLGTWQHLTVHESLIEEESFTEGVAFDGSSIRGWKSIHESDMAMRPDPDTAWIDPFMADKTLSLICTILEPRTGELYDRCPRAIAQKALDFLQAANLGDTAFFGPEAEFFIFDDVRFDQTENKSYYYVDSAEGRWNSGREEAGGNLGYKPRYKEGYFPVSPTDSLQDMRSEMLLTMAKCGVVIEKHHHEVATGGQCELGMKFAPLIKAADDLMVYKYVIKNVAKKYGKTVTFMPKPIFNDNGSGMHTHQSIWKEGQPLFAGDRYAGLSQMALHYIGGILKHAPALLAFTNPSTNSYKRLVPGFEAPVNLAYSQGNRSASVRIPIASSPKAKRLEFRCPDPTANPYLAFAAMLCAGIDGIKNEIDPGDPLDVDIYELSPEELAKVPSTPGSLLEALQALEDDHSFLTATGVFTEDFINNWITYKIDKEINPMRLRPHPYEFALYYDV, from the coding sequence ATGTCTGAAAAAACCCCGCAAGATGTCTTGAAGATGATTCAAGACGAAAACATTGAACTGATCGATTTAAAATTTGTCGATCCCTTAGGTACTTGGCAACATCTCACGGTGCATGAATCGCTGATCGAAGAAGAAAGCTTTACTGAAGGGGTAGCGTTTGATGGCTCCAGTATTCGTGGCTGGAAGTCAATTCATGAATCAGACATGGCAATGCGACCAGATCCTGATACCGCCTGGATCGACCCCTTTATGGCAGACAAGACACTGTCATTGATTTGTACAATTTTAGAGCCGCGAACCGGAGAACTTTACGATCGCTGTCCGCGCGCGATCGCCCAAAAAGCATTAGATTTCCTTCAAGCGGCAAATCTTGGCGATACAGCATTTTTTGGTCCAGAAGCAGAATTCTTTATTTTCGATGATGTCCGCTTTGACCAAACTGAAAACAAGAGCTACTACTATGTAGATTCCGCCGAGGGTCGTTGGAATTCGGGTCGAGAAGAAGCAGGCGGTAACTTAGGTTATAAACCTCGCTACAAAGAAGGTTACTTCCCCGTCTCACCCACCGACTCGTTGCAAGATATGCGCAGTGAAATGCTGCTGACAATGGCAAAATGCGGTGTCGTGATTGAAAAACATCACCACGAAGTTGCTACCGGCGGTCAGTGCGAGTTAGGGATGAAGTTTGCACCGCTAATCAAAGCTGCTGACGATTTGATGGTTTACAAATATGTCATCAAAAACGTTGCGAAGAAATACGGTAAGACCGTCACCTTCATGCCCAAGCCAATCTTTAACGATAACGGTTCGGGGATGCATACTCACCAATCAATTTGGAAAGAAGGTCAACCCTTATTTGCAGGCGATCGCTATGCCGGTTTAAGCCAGATGGCACTGCACTACATCGGTGGTATCCTAAAACACGCTCCTGCGTTGTTAGCTTTTACCAATCCCAGCACAAATTCTTATAAGCGTTTAGTTCCTGGTTTTGAAGCACCTGTAAACTTGGCATACTCCCAAGGAAACCGTTCAGCTTCGGTACGAATTCCCATTGCTTCTAGCCCCAAGGCGAAGCGTTTAGAGTTCCGTTGTCCTGATCCTACCGCAAACCCTTATCTTGCGTTTGCGGCGATGTTATGCGCGGGTATTGACGGTATCAAGAACGAAATTGATCCTGGCGATCCTTTAGATGTAGATATCTACGAACTTAGCCCTGAAGAGTTGGCAAAAGTCCCCTCAACCCCAGGTTCTTTGCTTGAGGCTTTACAAGCACTCGAAGACGATCACAGCTTCCTCACGGCTACTGGAGTCTTTACAGAAGACTTTATCAACAACTGGATTACCTACAAGATTGATAAAGAAATCAACCCAATGCGGCTGCGTCCTCACCCCTACGAGTTTGCCCTCTACTATGATGTCTAG